A section of the Quatrionicoccus australiensis genome encodes:
- a CDS encoding 2-oxoglutarate dehydrogenase E1 component has product MTTMNNLFDSTMFFGGNAPFVEELYENYLDNPTAVPAEWRDYFDRLAQMPGFVARDVAHAPVIAAFAELGKDGGFRQAAPSGGDNKKQSAVGQLVTAYRSMGTRWADLDPLKRLARPKIEELELGFYGFTDADLNQTFSVGSLKGLPETAKLGDILETLKQTYCGSVGVEYMYMTEYTEKRWLQDRLETIRSRPTYNADQKKRILERLTAAETLERYLHTKYVGQKRFSLEGGESLIVAMDEAIRTGGNCGIDEIVIGMAHRGRLNVLVNTLGKAPSMLFSEFEGKKKSDLSAGDVKYHMGFSSDVSTSNGPCHLTLAFNPSHLEIVNPVVEGSVYARQVRRGEGSKSKVLPVIIHGDSAVAGQGVNQEMLNFAQTRGYGTGGTLHIVVNNQIGFTTSDPRDYRSGHYCTDIFKMADAPIFHVNGDDPEAVALVTQLAVEFRQQFKKDVVIDVICFRKLGHNEQDEPMVTQPLMYKKVAQHPGTRKVYGDKLIAEGVLPADGPDTMIKEYREHLDKGELLYNPVLAGYKHPNMIDWTPFLTKNYIETCDTTVPMKELQRLSQRLTTFPEGFTLHSRVKKIAEDRAAMGEGKLPVDWGMAENLAYASMLVSGYGVRISGEDVGRGTFFHRHAAFHDQNRENWDEGTYHPLKNLQEKQAGFQCYDSVLSEEAVLAFDYGYATANPYELVVWEGQFGDFANGAQVVIDQFISSGEAKWGRACGLVMLLPHGYEGQGPEHSSARLERYMQACAEMNMEVCVPSNAAQVFHMLRRQAVRMQRKPLVVMTPKSLLRHKDAASSMEELANGEFQRVIGEVDKLDAKKVKRVILCSGKVYYDLVAARREKKITDIAIVRIEQLYPFPKDSLAKELAKYPKATEIVWTQEEPRNQGAWYWFASRHHLDTGLDSKQKLLLVARPASPSPAVGYLAKHNEQQKALIESALGKIEY; this is encoded by the coding sequence ATGACTACGATGAATAACCTGTTCGACAGCACGATGTTCTTCGGCGGCAACGCGCCGTTCGTTGAAGAGCTGTACGAAAACTATCTCGATAATCCGACTGCCGTGCCGGCTGAATGGCGCGACTATTTCGACCGCCTGGCCCAGATGCCGGGCTTTGTTGCTCGTGACGTGGCGCACGCCCCGGTCATCGCTGCCTTCGCCGAACTGGGCAAGGACGGTGGTTTCCGTCAGGCTGCCCCGAGTGGCGGCGACAACAAGAAACAATCGGCGGTTGGCCAACTGGTTACGGCCTACCGTTCGATGGGCACGCGTTGGGCCGATCTCGATCCGCTCAAGCGTCTGGCTCGTCCGAAGATTGAAGAGCTGGAACTGGGCTTCTACGGCTTCACCGATGCCGACCTGAACCAGACTTTCAGCGTCGGCTCCCTGAAGGGGCTGCCGGAAACTGCCAAGCTCGGCGATATTCTCGAAACCCTGAAGCAGACCTACTGCGGCTCGGTCGGTGTCGAATACATGTACATGACCGAGTACACCGAGAAGCGCTGGTTGCAGGATCGACTGGAAACCATCCGTTCGCGTCCGACTTACAACGCCGATCAGAAAAAACGCATTCTGGAGCGGTTGACCGCTGCAGAAACCCTGGAACGCTACCTGCATACCAAATATGTCGGCCAGAAGCGTTTCTCGCTCGAAGGCGGCGAATCGCTGATCGTTGCCATGGACGAAGCCATCCGCACCGGCGGTAACTGCGGCATCGACGAAATCGTCATCGGCATGGCCCACCGCGGCCGTCTCAACGTGCTCGTCAACACGCTGGGCAAAGCACCGTCCATGCTGTTCTCCGAATTCGAAGGCAAGAAGAAGAGCGACCTGTCGGCTGGCGACGTCAAGTACCACATGGGCTTCTCTTCCGACGTCTCGACGTCGAATGGTCCGTGCCACCTGACCCTGGCTTTCAACCCGTCGCACCTTGAAATCGTCAACCCGGTGGTCGAAGGCTCGGTCTATGCCCGCCAGGTTCGCCGTGGCGAAGGCAGCAAGTCCAAGGTACTGCCGGTCATCATTCACGGCGACTCCGCCGTGGCCGGTCAGGGCGTCAACCAGGAAATGCTCAATTTCGCGCAGACCCGCGGCTACGGCACGGGCGGCACGCTGCATATCGTGGTGAACAACCAGATCGGTTTTACTACCAGCGACCCGCGCGATTACCGTTCCGGTCACTACTGTACCGACATCTTCAAGATGGCCGATGCGCCGATCTTCCACGTCAATGGTGACGATCCGGAAGCCGTTGCACTGGTCACCCAGCTCGCCGTCGAGTTCCGCCAGCAATTCAAGAAGGATGTCGTGATCGACGTCATCTGCTTCCGCAAGCTCGGTCACAACGAGCAGGACGAGCCGATGGTCACCCAGCCGCTGATGTACAAGAAGGTTGCCCAGCATCCGGGTACCCGCAAGGTCTACGGCGACAAGCTGATCGCCGAAGGCGTGCTGCCGGCTGATGGTCCGGACACGATGATCAAGGAGTACCGCGAGCATCTGGACAAGGGCGAGTTGCTGTACAACCCGGTTCTGGCTGGCTACAAGCACCCGAACATGATCGACTGGACGCCGTTCCTGACCAAGAACTACATCGAGACCTGCGATACGACGGTGCCGATGAAGGAACTGCAGCGCCTGTCGCAGCGCCTGACCACCTTCCCTGAAGGTTTCACGCTGCATTCGCGCGTCAAGAAGATTGCCGAAGATCGCGCCGCCATGGGCGAGGGCAAGCTGCCGGTCGACTGGGGTATGGCGGAGAATCTCGCCTACGCCTCAATGCTGGTTTCCGGCTACGGCGTGCGTATTTCCGGTGAAGACGTTGGTCGCGGTACCTTCTTCCACCGTCATGCTGCTTTCCACGACCAGAATCGTGAAAACTGGGATGAGGGCACCTATCACCCGCTGAAGAACCTGCAGGAAAAGCAGGCCGGCTTCCAGTGCTACGACTCGGTGCTGTCGGAAGAGGCCGTTCTGGCTTTCGATTACGGCTACGCCACCGCCAACCCGTACGAGCTGGTGGTCTGGGAAGGCCAGTTTGGCGACTTCGCCAACGGTGCCCAGGTCGTTATCGATCAGTTCATCTCTTCCGGTGAAGCCAAGTGGGGCCGCGCCTGCGGTCTGGTCATGCTGCTGCCGCACGGTTACGAAGGTCAGGGTCCGGAGCACTCCTCCGCCCGCCTCGAACGCTACATGCAGGCTTGTGCCGAAATGAACATGGAAGTCTGCGTGCCGTCCAACGCCGCCCAGGTTTTCCACATGCTGCGCCGTCAGGCGGTCCGCATGCAGCGCAAGCCGCTCGTGGTCATGACGCCGAAGTCGCTGCTGCGCCACAAGGATGCCGCTTCTTCCATGGAAGAACTGGCGAATGGCGAGTTCCAGCGCGTCATCGGTGAAGTCGACAAGCTCGATGCGAAGAAGGTCAAGCGCGTCATCCTGTGTTCGGGCAAGGTCTATTACGATCTGGTCGCTGCCCGTCGCGAGAAGAAGATCACCGATATCGCCATCGTGCGTATCGAACAGCTCTATCCTTTCCCGAAGGACTCGCTCGCCAAGGAACTGGCCAAGTATCCGAAGGCTACCGAGATCGTCTGGACGCAGGAAGAGCCGCGCAACCAGGGCGCCTGGTACTGGTTCGCCTCGCGTCATCATCTGGATACCGGTCTGGATTCCAAGCAGAAGTTGCTGCTGGTTGCCCGTCCGGCTTCGCCTTCGCCAGCCGTCGGTTATCTGGCCAAGCACAACGAGCAACAAAAGGCACTGATCGAGTCCGCACTGGGCAAAATCGAGTACTAA
- the odhB gene encoding 2-oxoglutarate dehydrogenase complex dihydrolipoyllysine-residue succinyltransferase, whose protein sequence is MSIIEVQVPQLSESVAEGTLASWKKKIGDAVARDEILIDIETDKVVLEVPSPGAGVLVEIVKADGETVVSGELIARIDTEAKAGAAAPAAEAPKAAAPAAAPAPAAAAPAAAAPAGTASPSARKILDEKGIAAADVAGSGRGGRVTKEDAVAAAPKAGPVAAPAAAKAALPTPPVAVALGDRAEQRVPMSRLRARIAERLLQSQQTNAILTTFNEVNMGPMMALRKQYGEKFEKAHGVRLGFMGFFVKAACAALQKFPVLNASVDGNDIVYHGYIDIGIAVGSPRGLVVPIIRNADQMSIADIEKKIAEFGAKAKDGKLTIEDLTGGTFSISNGGIFGSMMSTPIINPPQSAILGIHATKDRAMVENGQVVVRPMNYLAMSYDHRIIDGREAVLGLVTMKEALEDPSRLLLGV, encoded by the coding sequence ATGAGCATTATTGAAGTCCAAGTTCCCCAGCTCTCCGAGTCGGTCGCCGAAGGCACGCTCGCATCCTGGAAAAAGAAAATCGGCGACGCCGTTGCCCGTGACGAAATCCTGATCGATATCGAAACCGACAAGGTCGTTCTCGAAGTGCCGTCACCGGGTGCCGGCGTGCTGGTCGAAATCGTCAAGGCCGACGGTGAAACCGTCGTCTCCGGCGAACTGATTGCCCGTATCGACACCGAAGCCAAGGCCGGCGCTGCTGCACCGGCTGCCGAGGCACCGAAGGCGGCTGCACCTGCTGCCGCTCCGGCTCCGGCCGCTGCTGCACCGGCCGCTGCTGCACCGGCTGGTACGGCCAGCCCGTCGGCCCGCAAGATCCTCGACGAAAAGGGCATCGCTGCCGCCGACGTCGCCGGGTCCGGCCGTGGTGGTCGCGTTACCAAGGAAGATGCGGTTGCCGCCGCGCCGAAGGCTGGTCCGGTTGCTGCCCCGGCCGCTGCCAAGGCAGCCCTGCCGACGCCGCCGGTTGCCGTCGCTCTCGGCGATCGTGCCGAACAGCGCGTGCCGATGTCGCGTTTGCGCGCCCGGATCGCTGAGCGCCTGCTGCAATCGCAGCAAACCAACGCCATCCTGACCACGTTCAACGAAGTGAACATGGGCCCGATGATGGCGCTGCGCAAGCAGTATGGCGAGAAGTTCGAAAAGGCCCACGGCGTTCGCCTCGGCTTCATGGGTTTCTTCGTCAAGGCTGCCTGTGCCGCCCTGCAGAAGTTCCCGGTCCTGAACGCTTCGGTTGACGGCAATGACATCGTCTATCACGGCTATATCGACATCGGTATCGCCGTCGGTTCGCCGCGCGGCCTGGTTGTGCCGATCATCCGCAATGCCGACCAGATGTCGATCGCCGATATCGAAAAGAAGATTGCCGAATTCGGTGCCAAGGCCAAGGATGGCAAGCTGACCATCGAAGACCTGACCGGCGGTACGTTCTCCATCTCCAACGGCGGCATCTTCGGTTCGATGATGTCCACCCCGATCATCAACCCGCCGCAATCCGCAATCCTCGGCATCCATGCCACCAAGGATCGCGCCATGGTTGAAAATGGTCAGGTCGTTGTGCGTCCGATGAACTATCTGGCCATGTCCTACGACCACCGCATCATCGACGGCCGCGAAGCCGTCCTTGGTCTGGTGACCATGAAGGAAGCGCTCGAAGATCCGTCGCGCCTGCTGCTCGGCGTCTAA